The following coding sequences lie in one Heyndrickxia oleronia genomic window:
- the trmB gene encoding tRNA (guanosine(46)-N7)-methyltransferase TrmB, which translates to MRLRHKPWAKEKLMEYPQFVVQTPEKYKGKWGELFNNDHPIHIEVGTGKGQFIVGMAKANPEINYIGIEMQDSVIVSALDKLIDEELTNIKLLNIDGSNLSDLFAKGDIERVYLNFSDPWPKKKHAKRRLTYKSFLKLYEGLLIDGGEIHFKTDNQGLFEYSLQSFSEYGLLLKYISLDLHNSEFEDNIMTEYEEKFSAKGQRIYRCEVKYQNEANN; encoded by the coding sequence ATGCGATTGAGACATAAACCATGGGCAAAAGAAAAACTAATGGAATATCCCCAATTTGTGGTTCAAACTCCTGAGAAATATAAAGGAAAATGGGGAGAACTATTTAATAATGATCATCCTATTCATATTGAGGTTGGAACGGGAAAGGGACAATTTATTGTTGGGATGGCAAAAGCAAATCCTGAAATAAACTATATTGGGATTGAAATGCAGGATAGTGTAATTGTTTCGGCATTGGACAAGTTGATCGATGAAGAGCTTACAAACATAAAGTTATTAAATATCGACGGAAGTAATTTGAGTGATCTCTTTGCAAAAGGGGATATTGAGCGGGTATACTTAAACTTTTCTGACCCTTGGCCAAAAAAGAAACATGCGAAAAGAAGACTAACTTATAAAAGCTTTCTTAAATTATATGAAGGATTATTAATTGATGGTGGAGAAATTCATTTTAAGACAGATAATCAGGGATTATTCGAATACTCGCTTCAAAGTTTTTCTGAATACGGGCTGCTATTAAAATATATTAGCTTGGATCTGCATAATAGTGAGTTTGAAGATAATATTATGACGGAATATGAAGAAAAATTTTCTGCAAAGGGTCAACGGATTTATCGCTGTGAAGTGAAGTATCAAAATGAAGCGAATAACTAA
- a CDS encoding YtnP family quorum-quenching lactonase: MEKLSIGEISIYWLDGGVTFLDGGAMFGVVPKPLWSKKYPVNEKNQIELRTDPMLLQINNKNILIETGIGKGKLTDKQKRNYGVVEESKLDESLAEIGLSPKDIDIICMTHLHFDHASGLTRWEDHQLVSVFPNAKIYTSKVEWEEMRNPNIRSKNTYWSENWEPIQNQIYTFENQVVIEECIKMIHTGGHSDGHSIIEIESNGQKLIHMADLMPTHAHRNSLWVLAYDDYPMTSIFAKEKYIPYAIENQSWFIFYHDAYYRALKWDQDGNIIDEIKRK; the protein is encoded by the coding sequence ATGGAGAAATTATCAATTGGTGAAATAAGTATTTACTGGTTAGATGGAGGGGTAACATTTTTAGACGGAGGGGCAATGTTCGGTGTTGTGCCTAAACCGCTTTGGTCAAAAAAATATCCTGTCAATGAAAAAAATCAAATTGAATTAAGAACTGATCCAATGCTACTACAGATTAATAACAAGAATATTCTAATAGAAACTGGGATTGGAAAGGGAAAGTTAACTGACAAACAAAAAAGAAATTATGGAGTGGTTGAGGAATCGAAACTAGATGAATCATTAGCCGAAATTGGATTATCACCAAAGGATATTGATATTATCTGTATGACACATCTTCATTTTGACCATGCTAGTGGATTAACAAGATGGGAAGATCATCAATTAGTTTCTGTTTTCCCTAATGCAAAAATTTATACCTCCAAAGTTGAATGGGAAGAGATGAGGAATCCAAACATTCGGTCGAAAAATACATATTGGTCAGAAAATTGGGAACCTATACAAAACCAAATATACACATTTGAAAATCAAGTGGTTATTGAAGAGTGTATTAAAATGATTCATACTGGCGGACATAGTGACGGACATTCTATCATTGAAATTGAAAGTAATGGTCAAAAACTAATTCATATGGCCGATTTAATGCCGACACATGCCCACCGTAATTCTTTATGGGTCCTAGCCTATGATGACTATCCGATGACATCGATTTTTGCAAAGGAAAAATATATTCCGTATGCAATCGAGAATCAGTCATGGTTTATTTTCTATCATGATGCCTACTACCGAGCATTAAAATGGGATCAAGACGGAAATATCATCGACGAGATAAAACGGAAATAA
- a CDS encoding YtzH-like family protein: MPLSHHDQMTLLKDILNNHQVDCCGSVAECEQLERLVKSLMVNPNIHENIKPILQEVFNYSQNGQYTQHLDFHIESNQENISEWVDQMNIYN, from the coding sequence ATGCCTCTTAGTCATCATGATCAAATGACCTTATTAAAAGATATTTTAAACAATCACCAAGTTGATTGTTGTGGCTCTGTTGCCGAATGTGAACAGTTGGAACGCTTAGTTAAATCATTAATGGTAAATCCAAATATTCATGAAAATATTAAACCTATTTTACAGGAAGTATTCAATTACAGTCAAAATGGTCAATATACTCAACACTTGGATTTCCATATTGAATCAAATCAAGAGAATATATCTGAATGGGTAGATCAAATGAATATATATAATTAA
- a CDS encoding PepSY domain-containing protein, translating to MNLKSFVTGIAIGAVSGYLVNEVVKSKTFISSDTVLSNVKKAFKESTDVEGSWIQQMKEDYEKFPIKAKIYRGGVTCRINDKRMQYEFIADAYTGTVLDVYPI from the coding sequence ATGAATTTGAAATCTTTTGTTACTGGTATAGCAATTGGTGCGGTAAGCGGTTACTTAGTTAATGAGGTAGTTAAAAGTAAAACCTTTATTTCTAGTGATACAGTATTGTCAAATGTAAAAAAAGCATTTAAAGAATCAACAGATGTAGAGGGTTCTTGGATTCAGCAAATGAAGGAAGATTATGAGAAGTTTCCTATTAAAGCAAAAATTTATCGTGGCGGGGTTACCTGTCGTATAAATGATAAAAGGATGCAATATGAATTTATTGCTGATGCCTATACAGGTACTGTATTGGATGTTTATCCAATATAA
- a CDS encoding LTA synthase family protein translates to MNGMKKLNSFSFYILAVIVLWLKTLVIYFFEFDLRTSTFLETFLILVNPLGSIGLFLGISLFFPKKVRKTAFMVLYILLTGLLYGNILYYRFYIDFITVPVLFQFQNVGGLSQSTLELINWTDPLLFIDIAILAWLLVKRVDKGLPLTIIKRTSMICSSIALIILVILSGFIENPQLFKKSYDRENLVKTLGSFNYHIYDILFNSKMSVQRAFADSTDVDDVTKYINKLNSNAPPSSMSGLAKGKNVILISLESTQQLVINRKINGEEITPFLNLILKDSLYFPNFYHQTAQGKTSDAEFMIDNGLYPLSGGSVFVRRPRNDFYALPEILKEDGYYSAVFHSNDETFWNRENMYETMGYDQFFSKKYYHVSEENSVNYGLKDIPFFEQSIPYLKDLPQPFYAKFLTLTNHFPFLLEPEDQFLKDDEENPDLVHRYFRTVRYEDEAIKRFFTLLKKNGLYDNSIIILYGDHYGISKSYHKELEQVLDKEITPNEQIDLQKVPFIIHIPGEKGKIIKTIGGQTDIRQTILDLLGIHPEKPVIDFGHSLISKKPKDLVVFRDGSFVTKKYTFTENACYNKLTGVKVKMSKCTPYFDRVQNELNFSDNVIFGDLLRFNDEKMAE, encoded by the coding sequence ATGAATGGCATGAAAAAACTAAATAGTTTTTCCTTCTATATACTAGCCGTTATAGTATTATGGCTAAAGACACTTGTGATATACTTCTTTGAATTTGACCTAAGAACGAGTACATTTCTTGAAACATTCCTAATATTAGTGAATCCACTTGGATCAATTGGATTATTTTTAGGGATTAGTTTGTTTTTTCCAAAAAAAGTTAGAAAAACAGCTTTTATGGTTTTATACATATTACTAACTGGTCTTTTATATGGAAATATTTTATATTATCGTTTTTATATTGATTTTATTACTGTTCCTGTTTTATTTCAATTTCAAAATGTAGGCGGATTAAGTCAAAGTACATTAGAACTCATTAATTGGACCGACCCTTTGCTATTTATTGATATTGCGATTTTAGCCTGGTTACTCGTGAAACGAGTAGATAAAGGTTTACCGCTAACCATAATTAAAAGAACATCAATGATATGTAGTAGTATTGCACTTATCATTCTTGTCATTTTAAGTGGTTTCATTGAGAATCCACAGCTTTTTAAAAAATCATATGACAGAGAAAACCTAGTCAAAACGCTGGGGAGTTTTAATTACCATATCTACGATATCCTATTCAATTCTAAAATGTCTGTCCAGCGTGCGTTTGCAGATAGTACCGATGTTGATGATGTGACTAAGTATATAAATAAATTAAATTCAAACGCACCCCCGTCCTCAATGAGCGGATTGGCAAAGGGGAAAAATGTCATATTAATCTCTCTCGAATCAACACAGCAATTAGTCATTAATCGTAAAATTAACGGCGAGGAAATTACGCCGTTTCTCAATTTAATTTTAAAAGATAGCTTGTATTTCCCTAACTTCTATCATCAAACTGCCCAGGGGAAAACATCTGATGCTGAATTTATGATAGATAACGGGCTCTACCCATTATCTGGCGGTTCTGTTTTTGTCAGAAGGCCAAGGAATGATTTCTATGCATTACCAGAAATTTTAAAAGAAGATGGGTATTATAGTGCCGTTTTTCACAGTAATGATGAAACTTTTTGGAATCGTGAAAATATGTATGAAACGATGGGATATGATCAATTTTTTTCGAAGAAATATTATCATGTTTCTGAGGAAAATAGTGTGAACTACGGTTTAAAAGATATTCCATTTTTTGAGCAATCCATACCCTATTTAAAAGATTTGCCACAGCCCTTTTATGCAAAGTTCTTAACATTAACCAATCACTTCCCGTTTTTATTAGAACCGGAAGATCAATTTCTTAAAGATGACGAAGAAAATCCTGATTTAGTTCATCGTTATTTCCGTACAGTTCGCTATGAGGATGAAGCAATTAAACGTTTCTTTACACTATTGAAAAAAAATGGGTTATATGATAACTCCATCATCATTTTATACGGTGATCATTACGGTATATCAAAAAGCTACCATAAAGAACTTGAACAAGTATTAGATAAAGAAATTACACCTAATGAACAAATCGATCTTCAAAAAGTGCCTTTTATTATTCATATTCCGGGAGAAAAGGGAAAAATCATTAAGACCATTGGAGGTCAAACAGACATTAGACAAACGATACTTGATCTACTTGGTATTCACCCTGAGAAGCCTGTGATTGATTTTGGTCATAGTTTAATTTCTAAAAAGCCGAAGGATCTTGTTGTATTTAGGGATGGTAGTTTTGTAACGAAAAAATACACCTTTACAGAAAATGCTTGTTACAATAAATTAACAGGCGTTAAAGTGAAAATGAGCAAATGTACACCTTATTTTGATCGAGTTCAAAATGAATTAAACTTCTCAGATAATGTGATATTCGGTGATTTATTACGATTCAATGATGAAAAAATGGCAGAATAA